From the Excalfactoria chinensis isolate bCotChi1 chromosome 1, bCotChi1.hap2, whole genome shotgun sequence genome, one window contains:
- the RSPH1 gene encoding radial spoke head 1 homolog produces MSELSDEEAEEEAEPYLGEYDGERNSEGERHGRGKAELPNGDKYEGEYKHGLRDGQGTYRFKTGVYYVGEYLQNKKHGHGTFYYPDGSKYEGSWVDDQKHGYGEYTYPNGDTYAGEWFKDNRHGQGTYTYKDTGSMYVGGWVNGIQEGEAELIHLNHRYRGKFLKGIPVGRGKYIFDVGCEQHGEYIQSEQDKGEEEEEEEEEPVSLAEPKWKAEEITKLILWMPNEEKGTPAADEKDKTQANAVTDESAEHRDDEPSLHEVSSDVFSSKDAEDEEIREGENEGGMYQGTASLEDEEESEEAE; encoded by the exons ATGTCGGAACTGAGCGACGAGGAGGCCGAGGAGGAGGCCGAGCCTTATCTGGGG GAGTATGATGGTGAGCGCAATTCTGAAGGTGAACGGCACGGAcgtgggaaagcagagctgcccaATGGTGATAAGTATGAGGGTGAATACAAGCATGGTCTCAGAGATGGGCAG GGCACCTACAGATTTAAAACTGGTGTTTACTACGTTGGAGAATATCTTCAGAATAAAAAGCATGGCCATGGTACATTTTATTATCCAGATGGATCAAAATATGAAG GGAGCTGGGTAGATGATCAGAAACATGGCTATGGAGAATATACCTACCCAAATGGAGACACCTATGCTGGAGAATGGTTTAAGGACAAcag GCATGGACAAGGTACATACACCTATAAAGACACTGGATCTATGTATGTTGGTGGTTGGGTAAATGGAATccaggaaggagaagcagagcttATCCACTTAAATCACAGATATAGGGGCAAGTTTCTGAAAGGAATT CCCGTAGGTCGTGGTAAATACATCTTTGACGTTGGATGTGAACAGCATGGTGAATACATACAGTCAGAGCAG GATaaaggggaggaagaagaagaagaagaggaagagcctGTTTCACTAGCTGAGCCAAagtggaaagcagaagaaattacTAAATTAATACTCTGGATGCCCAATGAGGAAAAAGGAACCCCAGCAGCAgatgaaaaagacaaaacacaagCGAATGCAG TCACTGATGAATCTGCTGAGCATAGGGATGATGAGCCTTCTCTTCATGAAGTATCCAGTGACGTTTTTAGCTCAAAGGATGCAGAAGATGAGGAAataagggaaggagaaaatgaaggagGAATGTACCAAG GAACTGCTAGTTTAGAAGATGAGGAGGAATCAGAGGAAGCAGAGTAA